A region of Macrobrachium nipponense isolate FS-2020 chromosome 7, ASM1510439v2, whole genome shotgun sequence DNA encodes the following proteins:
- the LOC135217204 gene encoding uncharacterized protein LOC135217204 encodes MLVGYSVGQSVCLSACQSVKWSISQSVCLSAGQSVCRQSGGGSVSWSVSQSVCRSAGQSVCRSVGQSVCWSVGESVSWSVGQSVCRSAGQSVCWSVDQSVCRSAGQSVCRSAGEYVCRSVGQSVCLSVGRAVCQSRWVSQLFLFLQTL; translated from the exons ATGTTG GTGGGTTACTCTGttggtcagtctgtctgtctgtcggcctGCCAGTCGGTCAAATGGTCGatcagtcagtctgtctgtctctcggcCGGCCAGTCAGTCTGTCG TCAGTCTGGTGGGGGGTCGGTCAGTTGGTCGGTCAGTCAGTCTGTATGTCGGTCGGCCGGTCAGTCTGTCTGTCGGTCGGTCGGTCAGTCTGTCTGTTGGTCTGTCGGGGAGTCGGTCAGTTGGTCAGTCGGTCAGTCTGTCTGTCGGTCGGCCGGTCAGTCTGTCTGTTGGTCGGTTGATCAGTCTGTCTGTCGGTCGGCCGGTCAGTCTGTCTGTCGGTCGGCCGGTGAGTATGTCTGTCGGTCGGtcggtcagtctgtctgtctgtctgtcggtcggGCAGTCTGTCAGTCTCGGTGGGTCAGTCAGTTG